Below is a window of Enterococcus gilvus ATCC BAA-350 DNA.
AAATTCATGGCAAAATTCACAATACTTATCTGTTCTTGAAGACAATCCGGCACTTTCTTGGAACGATACGGTCAGTGAGGAAATTGTTTTGGAAGTAGAGAATTATTTAAAATATGAAGAACAAGAAGCACAGGCCAATCTATTAAAAAAACAAATTGACATGGCTCTTGAAGACGGGGACAGAGAAGCTTTTCTCATGTTATCCGATGAACTGAATCGGTTGAAGTTAACATTACATGAATAAAAAACACAGACAGCATGACGGTTTCATGCGTGTCTGTGTTTTTTTAATTGGTCCTTTTTAAAGTAAATCTTCGCCGTTGCGGCTTCAAATAAGTAAAACCTTCGCCCTCGACATCGTGTACATTACTTATTAAAATAAATGCTTTTTCGTCGACAGAATGAACAAGTTTCTTCACTTCGTTGATTTCTTGCTGCGAAACGACGATATAAACGATTCGCTTTAACTCCGAAGAAAAACCGCCTTCGCCATGAAGATACGTGACGCCCCGCTCTAAATGCGCCATCAACAGTTCAGCGATGACATTGCTTTCGTTGGAAATGATCATCACACCTTTAGCAGCGTACCCGCCAGATGACAGCATATCTACGACTTTACTGAAAACGAATGAAACAATCAGCGTGTACATCATCCGCTTCAAATCAAGATAAGTTAATGAACAAATCAGAACGATGATATCAAAAACTAGTAACGATTTTCCCATAGTAAAGCCGATTTTTTGTTCTAAAATACG
It encodes the following:
- a CDS encoding YitT family protein — encoded protein: METTLSTRIKEITFIVVGTAIYAFGLVYLNIANHLAEGGVTGITLIIRALFGIDPAYTTLIINIPLILIGGKILGKRSFYYTILGTVCLSVFLWIWQRIPLQINLDHDLFIVSILAGLFAGFGSGLVYRNGGTTGGADVIARILEQKIGFTMGKSLLVFDIIVLICSLTYLDLKRMMYTLIVSFVFSKVVDMLSSGGYAAKGVMIISNESNVIAELLMAHLERGVTYLHGEGGFSSELKRIVYIVVSQQEINEVKKLVHSVDEKAFILISNVHDVEGEGFTYLKPQRRRFTLKRTN